A stretch of Desulfotalea psychrophila LSv54 DNA encodes these proteins:
- a CDS encoding LutB/LldF family L-lactate oxidation iron-sulfur protein, translating to MASTSEFDFNKNIAEALADTELRANFRAATDTLLAKRKTIFSSPEETEHLRDVGSLMKKNVIGKLPQLLEKFEKQCIKNGIIVHWAETALESNELILGILDEHSVTKVIKGKSMTTEETHLNAYLEKHGKEIIETDFGEFILQLNNEPPSHIIVPAVHKNRKQIARVLADNLPDMEYTEDVGVMLTKVRSTLRSHYQTADAGISGVNFGIAETGTLCLVENEGNGRMCTTVPDLHIALMGVEKIVENLADIPALYRLLCGSATGQRITTYFNMISGPRKKDERDGPREVHLVLLDNGRSRIMNDPQLSESLKCIRCGTCLNHCPVFTRIGGHAYGSAYPGPIGTILTPQLEGLNPKGALATASSLCNACAEVCPVKIPIPEIIRRIRDESYGNGDLLKIGGNGYKKNLIETVTWKAWKIAQVNPVINKTMLWFLTTFGNKLPKVGPLKAWTSVRTAPKFGKQSLKDRVKKEGIRHE from the coding sequence ATGGCTAGCACATCAGAATTTGACTTTAACAAAAATATAGCAGAGGCATTGGCAGACACTGAACTACGGGCCAACTTCCGGGCTGCAACGGATACCTTACTTGCCAAACGCAAGACAATATTTTCCTCTCCGGAAGAGACTGAACACCTGCGTGATGTGGGCAGTTTAATGAAAAAAAATGTTATCGGCAAGCTCCCACAGCTGCTTGAGAAATTCGAGAAACAGTGCATTAAAAACGGCATAATAGTGCACTGGGCAGAGACAGCCCTTGAGTCCAACGAACTTATCCTTGGCATCCTCGATGAACATTCGGTAACCAAGGTCATTAAGGGTAAGTCAATGACCACAGAAGAGACTCATCTCAATGCCTATCTTGAAAAGCATGGCAAAGAGATAATAGAAACTGACTTTGGCGAATTCATCCTCCAGCTTAACAATGAGCCACCATCACATATTATTGTTCCTGCGGTACACAAGAACAGAAAACAGATCGCCAGAGTATTGGCCGATAATCTACCCGACATGGAGTACACCGAGGATGTCGGCGTCATGCTCACCAAGGTACGCAGCACCCTGCGCAGCCATTACCAGACTGCTGATGCCGGAATATCCGGAGTCAACTTTGGCATAGCCGAAACAGGCACCCTATGCCTGGTGGAGAATGAGGGCAACGGACGCATGTGTACAACGGTGCCCGACTTACATATTGCCCTGATGGGAGTAGAAAAAATCGTTGAAAATCTGGCGGACATCCCTGCCCTGTACCGCCTGCTCTGCGGTTCCGCCACCGGCCAGCGCATCACCACATATTTCAACATGATATCCGGCCCACGTAAGAAAGACGAACGGGACGGCCCCCGAGAGGTACATCTTGTTCTCTTAGACAACGGTCGTTCCCGGATAATGAATGATCCGCAGTTAAGCGAGTCACTGAAATGTATTCGCTGTGGCACCTGCCTGAACCACTGCCCCGTCTTTACCCGTATTGGCGGGCATGCCTATGGCTCAGCATACCCCGGCCCCATTGGCACAATACTTACGCCACAACTGGAAGGGCTCAATCCCAAAGGTGCTCTGGCTACAGCCTCATCACTCTGCAATGCATGCGCTGAAGTATGCCCGGTGAAGATTCCCATCCCGGAAATTATTCGCAGAATACGCGACGAAAGTTACGGCAATGGTGATCTCTTAAAAATTGGAGGAAATGGCTACAAGAAAAATCTAATTGAGACAGTGACCTGGAAGGCCTGGAAAATTGCCCAGGTTAACCCTGTTATAAATAAGACAATGCTTTGGTTCTTAACTACCTTTGGCAACAAGTTGCCAAAGGTAGGGCCACTCAAGGCATGGACCAGTGTCCGCACTGCACCGAAATTCGGCAAACAGAGCCTTAAGGATCGGGTAAAAAAGGAAGGTATTCGTCATGAGTAG
- a CDS encoding ethylbenzene dehydrogenase-related protein, whose product MKVSRPCVASMTCAIACALLLSGCNTSSKDDPNTLYSTKISEPISLSADNPIWDKATPLKISLTETPYKPTGYKGMPQTNVVLKSLYDEKDLYIHMQYDDPTKSLDRFPWIKQKDGSWQQLMNKDQTGHENDYYEDKVGFFWNINTRGFDKKGCTISCHLTVDGMNNDIADTSAGRKYTRSADETIDMWHWKSVRTGVPFNLSHDQYVDSVADPKKNKNWGRHGDEKTSGGYTNNQTKDKTMPAYMSKTPGDTRTYLIDNEKTAFVDHFKTGDMVPGIIVEKMTGSAADIQTSQEYKNGQWTLVFKRSLTTNHPKSASQDVQFKDLKTPYYFGIAVFDNSQINHVYHEGSIKLQFK is encoded by the coding sequence ATGAAAGTATCACGACCCTGTGTTGCCAGCATGACATGCGCTATTGCCTGCGCCTTACTATTAAGTGGCTGCAATACCAGCAGCAAAGATGATCCCAACACCCTGTACAGCACCAAGATATCTGAGCCAATCAGCCTCAGTGCGGATAATCCCATCTGGGACAAGGCCACTCCACTCAAAATTTCTCTGACAGAAACCCCATATAAACCGACAGGCTATAAGGGCATGCCCCAGACAAACGTTGTTCTCAAATCACTTTATGATGAGAAAGACCTCTATATACACATGCAGTACGATGATCCGACCAAGAGCCTGGACCGATTTCCCTGGATCAAGCAGAAGGATGGTTCCTGGCAGCAGCTGATGAACAAGGATCAAACCGGCCATGAAAACGACTATTACGAGGATAAGGTAGGTTTTTTCTGGAACATCAACACCCGTGGTTTTGACAAGAAGGGATGTACCATCTCCTGCCATCTCACCGTCGATGGAATGAATAACGACATCGCCGATACCTCGGCAGGCAGAAAATATACCCGCTCAGCAGACGAGACCATCGACATGTGGCATTGGAAATCGGTAAGAACAGGCGTCCCCTTCAACCTCTCCCACGATCAGTATGTTGACAGTGTGGCCGATCCCAAAAAGAACAAAAACTGGGGTCGTCATGGTGATGAGAAGACCAGTGGTGGTTACACCAACAACCAGACAAAAGACAAAACAATGCCCGCCTATATGAGCAAGACCCCCGGCGACACCAGAACCTATCTCATCGATAACGAAAAAACCGCCTTTGTCGACCACTTCAAAACAGGCGATATGGTTCCCGGCATTATTGTGGAGAAGATGACCGGCTCGGCGGCAGATATCCAGACAAGCCAGGAGTATAAAAACGGTCAATGGACCCTGGTCTTTAAGCGTAGCCTCACAACCAATCACCCCAAGTCGGCCAGTCAGGATGTCCAGTTTAAGGACCTGAAAACGCCCTACTATTTTGGTATTGCCGTGTTTGATAACAGCCAGATAAACCACGTTTACCATGAGGGAAGCATAAAGCTTCAGTTTAAATAG
- a CDS encoding (Fe-S)-binding protein, which produces MAREGNKNQAVYFFGTCLGDMMYADSAMAAIHLIEREGYQVVFPMEQACCGQPAYNSGFIEEAREVAWKQVEVFSKHDYPIVVPSGSCAGMMKIHYPQLFQDSDKLFEVKRFSERIVELTTFLHQAAGAQYIDRGEQIKITWHSSCHAMREAQCIEDSKALLAQLANVELVELKREHECCGFGGTFSIKQPLISGAMVADKVADVVATGASAVISGDAGCLLNITGKMEKENIKIPGIHIAEFIWGRING; this is translated from the coding sequence ATGGCAAGAGAAGGTAATAAAAATCAGGCAGTCTATTTCTTCGGGACCTGCCTTGGCGATATGATGTACGCAGACTCGGCAATGGCAGCCATACACCTCATTGAAAGGGAAGGGTATCAGGTGGTTTTCCCCATGGAGCAAGCCTGTTGCGGACAGCCTGCCTACAACTCAGGTTTTATAGAAGAGGCGCGGGAGGTAGCCTGGAAACAGGTGGAGGTTTTTTCAAAGCATGACTATCCAATCGTTGTGCCCTCGGGATCATGTGCCGGAATGATGAAAATTCATTACCCTCAGTTATTTCAAGACTCAGACAAATTATTCGAAGTTAAGAGATTCAGTGAACGAATCGTAGAGCTTACAACATTTTTACACCAAGCAGCCGGGGCGCAATATATTGACAGAGGAGAACAGATAAAAATAACCTGGCACTCCTCATGCCATGCAATGCGGGAGGCGCAGTGCATTGAAGATTCCAAGGCCCTGCTTGCCCAGCTGGCCAATGTGGAGCTGGTAGAGCTTAAGCGAGAGCATGAATGCTGTGGTTTTGGCGGCACCTTCTCTATTAAGCAGCCATTAATTTCCGGAGCAATGGTTGCTGATAAGGTAGCAGATGTAGTTGCAACGGGAGCCTCTGCTGTTATCAGTGGTGATGCCGGCTGCCTGCTGAACATTACCGGCAAAATGGAAAAAGAAAATATAAAGATACCCGGTATTCATATAGCTGAATTTATTTGGGGGCGAATCAATGGCTAG
- a CDS encoding catalase gives MKDEKDKLTGNNGAPVVDNQNVMTAGPRGPLLLQDVWFMEKLAHFDREVIPERRMHAKGSGAYGTFTVTDDIRAYTKAKIFAEIGKTTDLFVRFSTVAGERGAADAERDIRGFAMKFYTEEGNWDLVGNNTPVFFLKDPLKFPDLNHAVKRDPRTNMRSAANNWDYWSSLPEALHQVTITMSDRGIPLSYRHMNGYGSHTYSLLNENNERFWVKFHFKTQQGIKTLSDEEAEKLVGRDRESHQRDLLEAIDNHEFPSWKMQIQVVPEKEAANFPFNPFDLTKVWPHDDYPLIDVGIMELNKNPENYFAEVEQAAFNPANIVPGIGFSPDKMLQGRLFSYGDAQRYRLGVNHHLIPVNRARCPFHSFHRDGAMRVDGNYGGTRGYEPNSYGEWREQPEFKEPPLTLEGAADHWNHREDSDDYYSQPGNLFRLMTAEQKKVLFENTARALGDAPRAIKMRHASNCQKADRAYGEGVAMALGLPVSELEE, from the coding sequence ATGAAGGATGAGAAAGATAAATTAACAGGCAACAACGGTGCGCCTGTTGTAGACAATCAAAATGTTATGACAGCAGGACCTCGTGGGCCTCTGCTGCTCCAGGATGTCTGGTTTATGGAGAAACTTGCCCATTTTGACCGGGAGGTCATTCCTGAAAGGCGAATGCATGCCAAGGGATCTGGTGCCTACGGAACCTTTACCGTTACCGATGATATCAGGGCCTATACCAAGGCAAAAATATTCGCAGAGATAGGGAAGACGACTGATCTCTTTGTTCGTTTTTCCACGGTGGCAGGAGAGAGGGGGGCAGCCGATGCCGAACGGGATATTCGGGGCTTTGCCATGAAGTTTTATACCGAAGAGGGCAACTGGGATCTGGTCGGTAATAATACGCCGGTCTTCTTCCTGAAAGATCCTCTCAAGTTTCCAGACTTGAACCACGCCGTCAAGCGTGATCCCCGCACCAATATGCGCAGTGCCGCCAATAATTGGGACTACTGGTCATCGCTGCCGGAGGCACTTCATCAGGTCACCATAACAATGAGTGATCGGGGTATTCCCCTCTCCTATCGACATATGAATGGATATGGCAGCCATACCTATAGTCTTCTCAATGAGAACAATGAACGATTCTGGGTCAAATTCCACTTTAAAACCCAGCAGGGCATTAAGACCCTCAGTGATGAGGAGGCGGAAAAACTGGTTGGCAGGGATCGGGAGAGCCATCAGCGTGATCTCTTGGAGGCCATTGATAATCATGAATTTCCCAGTTGGAAGATGCAGATTCAGGTGGTGCCTGAAAAGGAGGCCGCAAATTTTCCCTTTAATCCCTTTGATCTGACCAAGGTATGGCCGCATGACGATTATCCACTCATTGACGTAGGCATTATGGAGCTGAACAAGAATCCCGAGAACTATTTTGCCGAAGTAGAGCAGGCGGCCTTTAATCCGGCCAATATTGTCCCGGGCATCGGCTTTTCTCCCGATAAGATGTTGCAGGGTAGGCTCTTCTCCTATGGTGATGCCCAGCGATATCGTCTTGGGGTTAACCACCATCTCATCCCGGTAAACAGGGCCAGATGTCCATTTCACTCATTTCATCGGGATGGGGCCATGCGAGTCGATGGGAATTATGGGGGAACCCGTGGCTATGAACCTAATAGTTATGGTGAGTGGCGGGAACAGCCTGAGTTTAAAGAACCACCCCTCACTCTTGAAGGGGCGGCTGACCATTGGAATCATCGAGAGGATAGCGATGACTACTACTCTCAACCCGGCAATCTATTCAGGCTTATGACTGCTGAACAAAAAAAGGTGCTCTTTGAGAACACGGCAAGGGCCTTAGGCGATGCCCCTCGGGCAATCAAGATGCGTCATGCCTCTAACTGCCAAAAGGCCGATAGGGCCTATGGCGAGGGGGTTGCCATGGCCTTGGGTCTGCCCGTGTCCGAACTTGAGGAGTAG